TTTATCCTGACCGGTTTGGGTTCAATCTATGCCGGAAATGCCAAAAAGGGACTTGTACTTCTTATAGTCAGATTGGCTTTGGGTATCATTGGAGTATTTATTAGTGCGTTTTTTGCCCTTTCAATTATTGTCTGGGCATATGCATTTTATGAGGCCTACAGGGACGTTCAGACTGCAAACGGTCGGAGAAATCCGAAACTTGTTGATGATTTTAAAGGATGGGACAGGAACCGTCAGATAATAACAATCCTGATTGTTTTTATAATCCTGATATTTACAGTTAGCGGATGCTATAACGCTTTAACAATTGATACTTATTCTTCTGATGATTCAGGAGACAATTACTATGTTGGAAGCAGTGGTGGAAGCTCCTCATCATATTCATCTTCCTCTTCACATTACGCCGGTGTTGACGACTCACCAAGCACAATCGCCAAAAACGATCCTGACTGGTACTATGACCATTATGAGTAC
This DNA window, taken from Methanobrevibacter sp., encodes the following:
- a CDS encoding zinc ribbon domain-containing protein, which codes for MYCETCGAELPDDAGFCSSCGKKIEKKHKNIYIALVLTFILTGLGSIYAGNAKKGLVLLIVRLALGIIGVFISAFFALSIIVWAYAFYEAYRDVQTANGRRNPKLVDDFKGWDRNRQIITILIVFIILIFTVSGCYNALTIDTYSSDDSGDNYYVGSSGGSSSSYSSSSSHYAGVDDSPSTIAKNDPDWYYDHYEY